Proteins from one Flammeovirgaceae bacterium genomic window:
- a CDS encoding Nif3-like dinuclear metal center hexameric protein, protein METIRIKDVTSHLETLAPLAYQEGYDNSGLITGRPDWEVKGILVTLDCTEMVVDEAVRLQCNLIIAHHPIVFKGLKQLTGKDYVQRTLIKAIKNDIAIYAIHTNLDNVRHGVNHKIAEKIGLADLKVLAPRPQTLSKLVTFVPTDATQAVLDALHGAGAGNIGNYKNCSFRIAGTGTFQPNEAANPHVGQAGKLEHVEESRVEVIFPSEMGHKVISALKGAHPYEEVAYYLTPLNNENQGVGAGVIGVLEAPVEPKAFLGRLKVVMNTACIRHTALPDKPVEKVAICGGAGSFLLPVAKAQGADVFVSADFKYHEFFDADGQILIADIGHYESEQFTKDLLKDVLEEKFTNFAVCFSKSVTNPISYL, encoded by the coding sequence ATGGAAACCATAAGGATAAAAGACGTTACGTCCCACCTGGAAACATTGGCCCCCCTGGCCTATCAGGAGGGCTACGACAACAGTGGCCTGATCACCGGCCGCCCCGACTGGGAGGTAAAGGGCATACTGGTCACCCTGGACTGCACGGAAATGGTGGTGGACGAGGCCGTCCGCCTGCAATGCAACCTCATCATCGCCCACCACCCCATCGTTTTCAAGGGGTTGAAGCAACTCACCGGCAAGGATTACGTGCAACGCACCCTGATCAAAGCCATTAAGAACGACATCGCCATTTATGCCATTCATACCAACCTGGACAACGTAAGGCACGGGGTCAACCATAAAATCGCTGAAAAGATAGGCCTGGCCGACCTGAAAGTGCTCGCCCCCAGGCCACAAACCCTTTCCAAGCTGGTCACCTTTGTGCCCACGGATGCCACCCAGGCCGTGTTGGATGCCTTGCACGGGGCCGGGGCCGGCAACATAGGCAACTATAAAAATTGCAGTTTCAGGATTGCGGGCACGGGCACCTTTCAGCCCAACGAAGCAGCAAACCCCCATGTGGGTCAAGCCGGGAAACTGGAACATGTGGAAGAAAGCCGCGTGGAGGTCATATTCCCTTCTGAAATGGGGCATAAAGTCATTTCGGCCTTAAAGGGAGCCCACCCTTATGAAGAAGTCGCGTACTACCTCACCCCATTGAACAATGAAAACCAAGGGGTAGGCGCGGGCGTAATTGGCGTGCTGGAGGCACCGGTTGAACCAAAGGCCTTTTTGGGGCGTTTAAAAGTTGTAATGAACACCGCCTGCATCCGGCACACCGCACTCCCTGATAAGCCTGTGGAAAAAGTGGCGATATGTGGGGGGGCAGGCAGTTTTCTCCTCCCAGTGGCCAAGGCACAGGGGGCAGATGTGTTCGTTTCGGCCGATTTCAAATACCACGAATTCTTTGATGCCGATGGGCAAATCCTCATAGCCGATATCGGGCACTACGAAAGCGAACAATTCACGAAAGACCTTTTAAAGGATGTTTTGGAAGAAAAATTTACTAATTTTGCAGTCTGTTTTTCAAAATCGGTCACCAATCCAATAAGTTATTTGTAA